The genome window TATTTAGCCTTTGGCAGGGTTTTGCTGTACCAAAGGCTAAAAATAACGAAGTATTGGTGGTAAAGATCATTTCCTAAATAGAGAAGTTATTTTTTGTCCGTTGCTAAGTCAATACTCCGCAGTGATTTTAGTCAAAGTTGTTTGCTGGTGATCAGTCATTGATGAATTTAAAAACTATTTAATGGGGTGTTTAGGCATAAAACCGAAACACTTTTAAAAATAAAGTGAGTACGCAATCTTCATATAAAATACTGGTTTACAGCATTTAACAAGGTAAACATTTACTCAAATCAGCTATGGACCATCGACTAAATACTATGGACTATTGTAAGTACATCTTCTAAATTTATTCTACCCCATGGCCAATATTCTTGTTCTGGACAAAGACCCACTCTTCATTCACCAGATAAACCGCCTGGCAGATAGCAAAGCGTATGATTTTACCTATGTAAACACGCCTCGTCAGTTGTTTGACCAACTGGCAAAGGGTATGTTTCCTGTATTAATGCTTGACCTGGGCATATTAGGTGCTCAGGCAGTGCAAGTAGTAAGACAAATAAAAACAAACGTACATTACAAAGAAACGGACATCATACTACTGACTAAAAATCGTGAATCTTCGAGTTTAGCCGATTGTTTACAGGCAGGCGCCTGCGATTTTATCACCAAACCCACCCGCAACCTGGTGCTACATGCCCGTATCAAGTCTATTGTACGCTCGCAAGTATACCAATACGAAATAGAAGAAAAACGTCGTTTGCTTGAAAATAAAACCCAAAAATTGGCGGATGTGAGCCAGGTACTCAAACAACAAACCTCTGATTTGCAGCAAGTAAACCGAAATATTCTGAACAGCATCGAGTATGCCAGCAACATTCAGGCAGCGGTGTTGCCTCACCCTGAAGAAATTAAGAAGTCATTGCCCGACTCATTTATATTTTTTAAGCCTCGCGACATTGTAAGCGGAGATTTTTACTGGTTTAGAGAAGTAGGGGATAAGATCGTAGTAGCAGCCATTGACTGTACCGGACACGGGGTGCCAGGGGCTTTTTTGGCGATTCTGGGCGACTCTGTCTTGTCACGCATTATCCATTACCACCAGATTTTACACGCCGATGAAATTCTCAACGAAATTCATGTAAACATCCAGCGTACTTTGCGACAAAATGAAACCACCAGTTATGATGGAATGGACATGGCGCTGTGTGTAATAGATAAAACCAATAAAAAGATTCAGTTTGCCGGAGCCCACAATCCTTTGGTGTATGTACAAGATGGAGAGTTGTGCCAAATCAAAGGCGATAAGGTAGCAGTAGGGGGCGCTCAATGGGATTGGGAGAAAGGACCAAGGGTATTTAAAAAACATGAAATTGACTATGCTAACAGCCAAAGCCTGAGTCTTTACATGTTTTCGGATGGTTATCAAGACCAGTTTGGGGGCAAAAAAATTAAGAAATTTCAACGGAAAAACTTTCGTAATTTGTTACACTCGGTGCACGACCAACCAGCAGCGGAACAAAAACGGGTATTAGACCAGACCCTGACCGATTGGATTAACGAAGGAAACCAGGAACAAGTAGACGATATACTGGTGATTGGGGTAAAACTCTGAATCTATCTATCTGCCGTGTTGTGCTGGTCATTGAATCTTATCAAACTTTTTTGGGTTGCTAACTCACTAAACTTTATCTTTGCAAATTTGCTTGAGTATGTGGGCTGTCATTGATGCCAAAAGCCTGCTGGCACTATTGCCTCATTGCCCACCATATAACAGTAAAGAAATAGTTACCAACCACTAATAATAAGATAAAATGACATTTACCACCCAAGAAATACCCACCTATCAGGGACACTGGTTGTTTAAAAGTGCTTTTGAATTACAGAAAAATGCCTTACTTTTCTTTGAAGAAAAACGTCAAACCTTAGGCCATACGTTTTATGTGGCAGTGCCAGGCAGCAAGGTACTCATGACTGCCGATCCTGAACTAATCAAGCACGTATTACAGACCAATCATAGAAATTACCCCAAAGACCAAACTTACGAGCAACTGGCCATGCTACTGGGGCAAGGACTGATCACGAGCAAAGGTGAGCTTTGGAAAAAACAGCGACGCATTGCCCAACCTACTTTTCATAAAACAAATCTTGAGAACTTGTTTGAGGCAATGACTACCGTAGCTCAACAGTATTTAGAAGATTTAAGCCAAAAAAAGGGGCAGGTGGTAGACATTGCCAGGGAGATGATGGGAGTCACCGCAAAAATTGCGATGCGCTCATTGTTTAGTGCCGATGTAGAAGGCGACCTGAAAGAAATATACCGGGTGATCTCTTATGCACAAGAGTTTGTAGTAAAGCGAGTAATGAATCCTTTGAATATTCCTCTTAACTACCTCGACGGCAGCTTGCGTAAGTTTAACCGTGAACGAGATACTATGCTGGGCATGGTCAATCGGTTGATAGAAGATCGCCGTCAGGACAGCAAGACTTACCCTGACTTTTTGCAAATGCTGATGGATGCCCGCTATGAAGATACTGGTGAGCCTATGCCAGTTGATTTGCTCAGAGATGAATTGATTACTATTTTTTCGGCGGGGCACGAAACTTCTGCCAATGCCCTGTCCTGGACATTGTACTTGCTGAGTCAACACCCTGACATTGCCCAAAAAGCAACAAAAGAAGCCCAGGATGTATTAAAAGGAGGCTTGCCGACTTTTGACGATCTAAAACAACTTACGTATACTCGTCAGGTAATAGAAGAAAGCATGCGTATGTACCCTCCGGCCTGGGGCATAGGCAGGTATGCAATTGAGCCCGATCAATGGCAAGACCATCATATTTCGAAAAATACCATCATAGCTTGCGAAATTTATGGTTTGCATCACCACCCCGACTTGTGGGAAAACCCTGAAGTGTTTGATCCTGAAAGGTTTGCACCAGCACAAGTCAAAGAGCGCCCCCGACACTATTACTTACCCTTTGGAGCAGGCCCGCGTATGTGCATTGGCAACCACTTTGCCATGATGGAAATGCAGCTTTTGTTGCCTTTGTTGTTGAGCAATTTTAACTTCGAGTTGGTCGAAAACCAATCTATAGAAATGGAACCCTTGATTACTTTGCGTCCAAAAAATGGGATTCAAATGTGGCTTAGCTAGAGTGTTGGGCTAATCATGACAAGTGGTTTTAACTGATGTTACGCAGTAAGTTCTAGGTCTGCTTATTTATATTGTTTGATGGCTGTATGGTTGCGCGATGCGTTGCATAACCAATGCAGTAATACAACCATCTCATCATAGAAATTAAAACGACAAAGTAAGCCTGCGTAACTTGAGGTTTTAAGTATAAGCAATAAAAAAAGCCCGTGAGTACTCACGGGCTTGGTATCAATATTTTAAGTAAAATGTACTACTTGGCTTAGTGCCAAATACGCATCAAATACCATTTGTCCTTGTATTTTACCAGGTGGTATTTTACATTCATAATGTTGCCACTATTGCTAATGGTAAGGCTACCTTCGGCTTGTTCAAAGCCTTTTTCTTTTTTCAAACGAGGGCGGGAGTGGCGAATCATTTTTATTTTTGAAAAATCACTGCCGTACATCTCTGAGTCATCGTGTAGGCGTTTTACCTGCTTCTTTATCGCATCGTTTATTTTGCGTTCCAGCTCTTGGTAACTAAACTCCTTCCAGGGTTCTTTGTCCCTTTCTGGCATTCTCTTCATTACCTCTGCCAATATAGCCCGGCTGGGTGTAAGCTTATCCAGTACCTTAAAGTTCTTGTTTTTCAACACTTTAAAGATGTCTTGAGATATTTTCTTAAAAACATCCTCTGTTTTTGCGTCAGGTTTGACAGGGGCATTTGTGGGGTATGTAAAGTTGCAGAACAACAAACAAACCAGCGGAAGTAAGCATTTAAAAAGAGTTTTCATTCTAGTATTTAATTTTTCTAAAAGTTGTCTGATTCCCTGATAAAGGGACAAGGTGAAACAGTATTCGGCACCCTTATCGTTGAGGGCAATGGGTTGCATATTTCACCATAGGCTATAAGCTTGGTATTCAATAACAAAAACGCAAAATAGACCCTATTCGTACATAATTAATTGAAAGTTAAATATTTTATTGAAGATATAGCTGCTTTTGCCTAAAATTACAAGGGCATATAGCAAGCCATTACAGCACTGGGAAGGTTCTAGCGGCTAGGTACACCCTACTCCGTTGGGCTCATCACAGCAAGCTGCTGCAGATTTGGTTCATTGGTAGTGACCAACAAACAGTGGTTACTTGTCTGCTTCCCTGGCAGCCACTTGTTGCTCTAATTTTTTGTACCAATCTTCGCCATAGCGACGCACCAAAGGCGTTTTCAAAAACTTGTACAAAGGCACTCCCAAAGCCTTTCCGTGTCCGCAGGCAGGCGAGCAAATTTGCCAACGATGGTAGTTCAACGCCTCTTCTATATCGAGCTTGGTAATGCGAATAGGGTAAAGATGGCAGGAGATGGGTTTGATAAAGTCTATTTCACCATTGAGGTAAGCCGTTTCTATGCCGCACTTCAAAAACCCCTTTTCATCGTAATAAGCAAAAACGCACTCTTGGTCGTTGATAGTAGAGGTAGAGTAATCCCCTTCATGGTCTTTGATATACAACCCCTCTTTGTCAATCACCTTTATAGCTTCAGGGGTAAGGTAAGGCTTTACTTTTTCGTACACAGCCTCAATTTTGGGCAGTTCTTCTTCTTCGAGCGGGGCACCCAAGTGACCTTCTACACAACAAGCCCCCTTACATTTTTCTAAGTCACAAACAAAAAAGTTTTCAATGACATCGTCACTTATATAAGTATTTTCTACAACTAGCATGTTTTAATTTTTTATTATAGTCGGCAGTTTCTATAGAGACAAGCTTTCAGCGGCAAGCCGCAAGTGCGCCCTACACTGTAAGCAGCTATAGACTTCACAGTACATTGGTTTTAAATAGTTTAATCCTTAAATGGCAGTTTTGCAGGGACAAGTCCTTGGGTGCCGATGTATATCGATGCTTTCAGCGGCAAGTCAAAGGTTGCTCTACAAGTTTCCACGATTTTATAGTACTTATTTTCTCTTTTTTGCAAATATGATAAATTTAGCCGATAGTCTGGAGTTGGTAGTTACTAAAGCCTAAAGCTTTTAGCCATTAGCTTTAGTCTGTCGCAGATGGCTCACGCGTCTGTTTTTTTTATGCTCAATATTTAGTCGGTAGACCGTAGTTTTTAGCCTTACTTCGCGCCCATTATAAAGCAGAGCTCCCTTTGGTCGGTTCGTAATTCGTAATTCTCAAATTCGTAATTTAGTCGGTAGCTTCAAGCCTCGCTTTGCGCCCATTCGTAATTTAGTCCAGAGTCGGTAGTCGGTAGACCGTAGCTTCAAGCCTCGCTTTGCGCCCATTCGTAATTTAGTCCAGAGTCGGTAGTCGGTAGACCGTAGCTTCAAGCCTCGCTTTGCGCCCATTCGTAATTAGCTTCGCAGAGCTCCTTCCAGTCGGTTCGTAATTGATCCATTCGTAATTAAATAACTTCATTTCACAGCCTTAAACCAGCGTTTTTTGCGAAATTTACTAAAGTTCGGATAGATTTTGTATTTGCCCACGCCACGTGGCAGCCAATTGGTAGTGCTCAACCAGGGTACATTGGGTCTGAGCGAAAACAAAGTAAAGGCTACCTTGCCCACAATATGGTTTTCGGGCACCAGCCCCCAATAGCGTGAATCGAGCGAGTTGTGGCGGCTGTCGCCCAACATAAAATAGTAATTGTTTTTGAAAGTGTAACGTTCTTGCACCTTGCCATCAATCAGCAATTGGTTTTTGTAGATTTCTACCCGTCCTTTTTTCAAACCTTCAAAGCGTTGAATCAAATCTTTGTACAAAATTACATTGCGGGAAATCATAGGCATCACTGTCCCCTTTTTGGGAATAATCAAAGGACCAAAAAAGTCCTCGTTCCAGTCAAAAGCCTCGTCTTGAGGGAAAATATGTGGATTGCGAACTTCTTTATTGGCTCTTATGAGCAAAGGTTTGTCACCATTGGCCGAAAACTTCTTGTTTTGACTTAAGTCATTGGCTTGTGATTGGGTTGCCCAAAAGCGATAGCCTCCGCCATTGACTTCTTCATAACTGATGCCTTGTTTATCCAACACCTCGTTGCCCCCTTTGCTTTGGGTGCCAAAATTAAATTGATACAAGACCTTGTTACCAGTGCCTTGCTTTTGCCCATTGACTATCAGCTGCATATCTACTATTTTTACTGTATCGCCTGCCAACGCCACACAACGTTTTACATAGTGGGTTTTTTGGGAGACAGGGTGGTTGCTTGGCGGATGATTAAACACTACCACGTCGCCTCGCTTGATGCTACTGTAGCCGGGCAAACGGGTAGTAGGCAGCTTGGCCGCATCGAGGTAAGTTTTGCGGGTGCCCAACCCAGGAATGTGCATGCTTTGGTGGGTAAGCGGTATTTGAAGCCAGGTTTGGGGGGTACGGGGACCATAGTGTAGCTTGTTTACAAAAATGAAGTCTCCCGTTTTGAGCGTGCCTTCCATAGAATTGGAAGGAATGACGAATGCTTCCAGAAAAAACACTTTGACCACGATGGCAAGTAACAAAGCGATAAAAAAGGTTCTTACCCAGGTGCTAAAACCCGAACGTTTTTTCTTTTGTTTTTCTTGGGGAACAATGTCTAAATCCTTGTCCGGATTTGAAATTGGTGGTACGCTCATACTTTTATATGATTAACAAGTTTAAGTGGACAAAAATAGTTTTTTAGTTTGGAGGTATGGCTCGCATTTAGAATAATACTCTCTTAAATCTATGATGAGACAGCCTCAAAAAAGAGCTTCATTTCAGAAGAAAATCTCTACCACCAAGTTGTTAACTTATTTTTTCACCATTCCTGCACTCTAAACAGTTCATTTACAATCAAGTAAATACAAGTTTAATGTATAACTGGCATATTTCATAATTTTAAGCAGGGAAAAAGCCCGCTTTTCCCTGCCTTGTGCTCTAGCCCTTTTCCGGGCTTATTTTTCCAGGTTTAGCATATCAGCCATGCCAAATACCCCTTTTTTGGTGTGTACCCATTCGGCAGCCATTACTGTCCCACTGGCAAAACCCTCTCTGGTGTGTGCCGTGTGTTTAATTTCTATATCGTCAATATTAGATGTGTATTGAATGGTGTGGGTTCCTTTTACGTCGTGCTCACGCAGCGATACTATAGGCAGTTCATGGGGTTGATTGCTCGCTTCGTTTACCCAGTTGGTTTTTTCGGTAAAAGTATCGAGCAAGCCCTCGGCAAGGGTAATGGCGGTGCCACTAGGCGCGTCTTTCTTTTCGGTATGATGAATCTCCTCTACGTTTACCTTGTAGTCTGTGTAGGGTTTCATCATGCGCGCCAGGTATTTATTTAGTTGAAAAAACAAATTGACTCCCACGCTGTAGTTAGAGGCATAAAAAAATGCCCCTCCTTTTGCCCTGCAAAGTGCTTCTACCTCTTGTTTTTTCTCTAACCAACCTGTAGTGCCCGATACCACCGGAATGCCCTGTTCTATACAAGTTTTAGTGTTGATATACGCCGACTCAGGCTGGGTAAACTCTATAGCCACGTCAGCGTCGTTGCGGGTAAGCTCCCCAAGGCGGTGCCCATTGCTTACATCTATTCGCTCTACCACTTCGTGGCCTCGGTGAAGGGCAATTTTTTCTATGACCTTGCCCATTTTACCGTAGCCAATTAAAACAATTCGCATATTTTAGTATATTTTTATCTCCAGGTAATGAATATTGAATAAAATCTAAAACTATATGGCGCTTGATTGCTTTGCAAGATTTTTGGACTTTCTTTTGAATAAAGTCTCATAAAACCCTTACATTTAGGAGATTGATCTGATAAAATAATGTACTTTAGGATTCTTAATTTCGTATAGTAAAAACGGTACATCAAACATTTATGCAATGGACGCTTTTGAAAGCGTAAGTTTTTGAGTCATCAAATTTTCTTACTTTTGCAAAAACGTATGTGTAATCGACAAAGTTGAACTACCTACTTATCTTGAATTGAGCGCTTGTTTAAAGCGTTCGTCTGTGGTTGTTTAGATTTTTTTGAGTACAAACATAACCGCCACTTGTCGCCCCAAAGTTTAAACCATTTAGACATTGGCAATTAATAAGGTTCAAAATTATGAAACTATCCAATTTAAAGTATTTACTACTCTTCGCTGGGGTATTTTTGCTGGCGTTTCAGGCCACCATTCCTGAACTATCGCGCGAAGAAAGAAAAGCATTGAGAAGCGAAGCCAGAGACTTAAGGCGTAACCCATGGAAACTCAAAGCATTGAAAGATACATTGGCGTCTACCCAAAAGGAGTTATCGTCTTATCGCCAGCTTTACCGTGTAGCAAGAGGAAAAGAGTACGATTTTGAACAGTTGAAAGAAGTATTGTTGCTGAGGGTAGCAGACCTGGAGAAACAACTTGCTGAATGTCTTAAGAGAAAATCTGGGGGCAATACCAATACTTTGATTGCCGCTACAGGCATTGTGTTTAGGGTACAAATAGGTGCTTTTCAGAAACAACAACAAGACGTATATCGCCAAAACAATGTGCGAGGGTACAAACTCGAAGAACGCGGTGGTTTGCTGAAGCATACTTTGGGTTTTTTTAATCATTATTTGCCTGCCAAAACATTGAGAGATTATTTGCTGAAACTAGGCGTACAAAAAGCCTGGGTAGTGGCTTTTAAAGACGGACAACGAATAAATATGGCAGATGCTTTGGCACAAACTCTACAGGCCGAAGCCAAAAGCTTAAACACCAAAGGGGTGAGCTACAAAGTGCGCATTGGTGACAATGACAAAGCCAACGATTATTACCGTTTGTTGGGTAATTTCCAGCAATTCGAAGAGTCACAGGCATTTCGAAAGTACTTGAAAA of Microscilla marina ATCC 23134 contains these proteins:
- the dapB gene encoding 4-hydroxy-tetrahydrodipicolinate reductase, translated to MRIVLIGYGKMGKVIEKIALHRGHEVVERIDVSNGHRLGELTRNDADVAIEFTQPESAYINTKTCIEQGIPVVSGTTGWLEKKQEVEALCRAKGGAFFYASNYSVGVNLFFQLNKYLARMMKPYTDYKVNVEEIHHTEKKDAPSGTAITLAEGLLDTFTEKTNWVNEASNQPHELPIVSLREHDVKGTHTIQYTSNIDDIEIKHTAHTREGFASGTVMAAEWVHTKKGVFGMADMLNLEK
- the lepB gene encoding signal peptidase I, with translation MSVPPISNPDKDLDIVPQEKQKKKRSGFSTWVRTFFIALLLAIVVKVFFLEAFVIPSNSMEGTLKTGDFIFVNKLHYGPRTPQTWLQIPLTHQSMHIPGLGTRKTYLDAAKLPTTRLPGYSSIKRGDVVVFNHPPSNHPVSQKTHYVKRCVALAGDTVKIVDMQLIVNGQKQGTGNKVLYQFNFGTQSKGGNEVLDKQGISYEEVNGGGYRFWATQSQANDLSQNKKFSANGDKPLLIRANKEVRNPHIFPQDEAFDWNEDFFGPLIIPKKGTVMPMISRNVILYKDLIQRFEGLKKGRVEIYKNQLLIDGKVQERYTFKNNYYFMLGDSRHNSLDSRYWGLVPENHIVGKVAFTLFSLRPNVPWLSTTNWLPRGVGKYKIYPNFSKFRKKRWFKAVK
- a CDS encoding DUF3109 family protein, with the protein product MLVVENTYISDDVIENFFVCDLEKCKGACCVEGHLGAPLEEEELPKIEAVYEKVKPYLTPEAIKVIDKEGLYIKDHEGDYSTSTINDQECVFAYYDEKGFLKCGIETAYLNGEIDFIKPISCHLYPIRITKLDIEEALNYHRWQICSPACGHGKALGVPLYKFLKTPLVRRYGEDWYKKLEQQVAAREADK
- a CDS encoding SpoIIE family protein phosphatase: MANILVLDKDPLFIHQINRLADSKAYDFTYVNTPRQLFDQLAKGMFPVLMLDLGILGAQAVQVVRQIKTNVHYKETDIILLTKNRESSSLADCLQAGACDFITKPTRNLVLHARIKSIVRSQVYQYEIEEKRRLLENKTQKLADVSQVLKQQTSDLQQVNRNILNSIEYASNIQAAVLPHPEEIKKSLPDSFIFFKPRDIVSGDFYWFREVGDKIVVAAIDCTGHGVPGAFLAILGDSVLSRIIHYHQILHADEILNEIHVNIQRTLRQNETTSYDGMDMALCVIDKTNKKIQFAGAHNPLVYVQDGELCQIKGDKVAVGGAQWDWEKGPRVFKKHEIDYANSQSLSLYMFSDGYQDQFGGKKIKKFQRKNFRNLLHSVHDQPAAEQKRVLDQTLTDWINEGNQEQVDDILVIGVKL
- a CDS encoding cytochrome P450, which gives rise to MTFTTQEIPTYQGHWLFKSAFELQKNALLFFEEKRQTLGHTFYVAVPGSKVLMTADPELIKHVLQTNHRNYPKDQTYEQLAMLLGQGLITSKGELWKKQRRIAQPTFHKTNLENLFEAMTTVAQQYLEDLSQKKGQVVDIAREMMGVTAKIAMRSLFSADVEGDLKEIYRVISYAQEFVVKRVMNPLNIPLNYLDGSLRKFNRERDTMLGMVNRLIEDRRQDSKTYPDFLQMLMDARYEDTGEPMPVDLLRDELITIFSAGHETSANALSWTLYLLSQHPDIAQKATKEAQDVLKGGLPTFDDLKQLTYTRQVIEESMRMYPPAWGIGRYAIEPDQWQDHHISKNTIIACEIYGLHHHPDLWENPEVFDPERFAPAQVKERPRHYYLPFGAGPRMCIGNHFAMMEMQLLLPLLLSNFNFELVENQSIEMEPLITLRPKNGIQMWLS